Proteins encoded within one genomic window of Argiope bruennichi chromosome 7, qqArgBrue1.1, whole genome shotgun sequence:
- the LOC129975483 gene encoding keratin-associated protein 5-5-like, with amino-acid sequence MISLKIFISSSSSGSGQFRLLLFVKCLIGPGTCALLTSGFTNCAGGWACGARAGGAWACGAWACGAGACGAGACGAGACGAGACGAGACGAGACGAGACGAGACGAGACGAGACGAGACGAGACGAG; translated from the coding sequence ATGATatcgttaaaaatattcatatccaGTTCTTCGAGTGGCAGTGGCCAATTTCGTCTCCTCCTATTTGTGAAATGTCTGATTGGCCCGGGAACCTGTGCTCTCCTTACCAGTGGGTTTACAAATTGTGCTGGCGGCTGGGCCTGTGGTGCTAGGGCCGGTGGTGCTTGGGCCTGTGGTGCTTGGGCCTGTGGTGCTGGGGCCTGTGGTGCTGGGGCCTGTGGTGCTGGGGCCTGTGGTGCTGGGGCCTGTGGTGCTGGGGCCTGTGGTGCTGGGGCCTGTGGTGCTGGGGCCTGTGGTGCTGGGGCCTGTGGTGCTGGGGCCTGTGGTGCTGGGGCCTGTGGTGCTGGGGCCTGTGGTGCTGGGGCCTGTGGTGCTGGCTGA